A section of the Pan paniscus chromosome 7, NHGRI_mPanPan1-v2.0_pri, whole genome shotgun sequence genome encodes:
- the LOC100983017 gene encoding uncharacterized PE-PGRS family protein PE_PGRS44 encodes MSSVENGGHWKRVARRGNARASAGDQPGVGSARVSCLSFMLGRCVHVTKHLIACQKFPPLCACQLFDQVRTLVLCECTHADRSGGAPSLCPHAAEPRGSPAPQACGSAAKCVRCASWVLLCALSYGDTGGVGLDRYRSDYGGTGGVGLDRYRSDYGGTGGVGLDRYRSDYGGTGGVGLDRYRSDYGGTGGVGLDRYRSDYGGTGGVGLDRYRSDYGDTGGVGLDRYRSDYGDTGGVGLDRYRSDYGDTGGVELDRYRSHARAP; translated from the coding sequence ATGTCCTCAGTAGAGAACGGTGGCCACTGGAAACGTGTGGCCAGAAGGGGAAACGCTCGGGCCTCTGCTGGGGACCAGCCTGGGGTGGGGTCGGCCAGAGTCAGCTGCCTTTCCTTCATGCTGGGGAGATGTGTGCATGTGACAAAGCATTTGATAGCATGCCAAAAGTTTCCTCCATTATGTGCGTGTCAACTGTTTGACCAGGTCAGAACTCTTGTTCTATGCGAATGTACTCACGCAGACAGAAGCGGAGGGGCTCCGTCGCTCTGCCCTCACGCCGCTGAACCGCGAGGTTCTCCCGCTCCTCAGGCTTGCGGCTCGGCCGCGAAGTGTGTCAGGTGTGCATCCTGGGTGCTCCTTTGTGCTCTGTCCTACGGTGACACAGGCGGTGTGGGGTTAGACAGGTACCGGTCAGATTACGGTGGCACAGGCGGCGTGGGGTTAGACAGGTACCGGTCAGATTACGGTGGCACAGGCGGCGTGGGGTTAGACAGGTACCGGTCAGATTACGGTGGCACAGGCGGCGTGGGGTTAGACAGGTACCGGTCAGATTACGGTGGCACAGGCGGCGTGGGGTTAGACAGGTACCGGTCAGATTACGGTGGCACAGGCGGCGTGGGGTTAGACAGGTACCGGTCAGATTACGGTGACACAGGCGGCGTGGGGTTAGACAGGTACCGGTCAGATTACGGTGACACAGGCGGCGTGGGGTTAGACAGGTACCGGTCAGATTACGGTGACACAGGCGGCGTGGAGTTAGACAGGTACCGGTCACATGCACGGGCTCCCTAA